TTCGCGCATCTGGACGCCGACGGCGCGCGCGTCGAACTCGTCGAGTACGAGCCGAAAGGCGACGAGTCCGCCCACGCGCGACTGAATCAGCCCGGCGCGTCCCACTTCGGACTGGAAGTCGAGGATCTCGACGCCTTCTACGCCGACCTGCCTGCGGACGTGCCGACCATCAGCGAGCCACGAACTACCGAGAGCGGGACGCGAATCTGTTTCCTGCAGGACCCCGACGGGCATCTGGTCGAAGTGCTGGAACTGTAGTCGCTGGCGAACGATCACTCGGTCGAACGGACCACAAAACACGTACCGCCCCGGGTGAGAGGTGGCAGCATGCAGCGCCGCGCACTGGTCGGAGTCCTCGCCATCCTGGGGATCGTCGCCGTCGGTGCGGGGGTCGCCGCCGTCGTGTTTCCTGCGCTGTCCGGTGGCCCACCGAGCGTATCGACGGTGTCGGACCCGAACCCCGACGGTGAAGTCGGCGGTCTCTACAGCGGGACCAGAACCGATCCGGAGAGCAGCGTCCGAATCGGCGACGGCGCGGGCGGTCTGCCGATCCTCCTCTGGAACGATGCGGCGACGAGGCGGACACTGCTGGTGCGACTCGTCCACGAGGAGAGTGGCGAAACGCTCGTCGACAGGCAGGTCGCGCTCCCGCCCGACGGGACGTATCTGGTCCGGCTTCTCCACCCGGACCGCTATACGCTGACGGTCGGTAGCGAGGCCGACGAACGAACGAGGACCCTACGAGTGACCGAGGCGGATTTCCGCTGTAGCGACCAGCGAACGACGATCCGGGTCCGGGAGAACGGGACGGTGGCGTCGAGGACGCAATGGGAGGAGGTTGCCTGTGACTGAGAGCACGACACGGCGTCACACCGGTCGGACCTCGAAGGAGATGAGACTGACTGGAATGTCAGCCAGTTCGACGCCGTCGGGCAGGTCGTCGGCGCTCTCGGGGACGTACCCAGCCGGAAACGCGTCGACGGTGTCGGGGACGACGAACCCCCAGGTCGCGTTCCGGGCGGCCGTCTCGTCGAAGGGAAGCAGCGGACGAATCCGATCGTACGTGACGGTGCCGTTCCGAGCGGGCGTGAAAAACGAGTCGTCGGTCGATACGTCGGACTGGTCCCCACGATCCGGCACGATCACGCCGTCGAAGCCGTGGTCGTCGATCACGGTCGCCACTCGGTCGTCGCCGGCGATCACGAGGTCGAGTTCCCAGCGGTCGACCCAGCGCGCGACGAAGGCGTCGTCGGCGACGGGATCGGCCAGCACGACCGGCGGGAGCGGGTGGTCGCGGTCGTCGGCCACCTCGCGGACGAGATAGAGTGCGAGCGTCGAGTCCCGGTCGCCGGACCAGACGACAGCGGGTGCGTCGTAGGTGGCGAGCGCCTCTCCGACCGTGTCGCTCGCGCGCTCGAACTTCGCCGCCAAGGTCGGGTAGTCCGCGGGTGTTTCGCCAGCCCCGTCGGTGTAGTCGATGCCGGAATCGTCGGCAACGCCCTCGGTCATTAGGGACGGCTGTGAGTGGCGGTACCGTCAGTGTTGCGGACGTGTGGTGCTGTAGAAATTAGCATCCGCGGCGCGGAGCGCCGCGGTTCACTCGACGCTCGGCTTCGCCTCGCGTCGAGGTCGTTTTTATACTAAATTTTTGCGACGAGTGGTGACGCGCGGAGCGCGTCACCCGAGGACGTAAAAAGTTAGGTTCACATGTAGCCGAGGTCGCGCAGGCGCTCCATCAGGTCCTCCTTGTCCTGGGCGCGGCCGGCGCGCTCGGTCGTGTTCTCCATGTCCTGCAGCCAGGCAGGCTCCTCGGCGGATTTGTCGGTGCTCACTTCGCTACCCAGCGAGCGGAAGCCGGCGAAGTACTTCGGGCTCACGGGCAGGTCGTCCTTGGTGAGGTCGCCGGGGATGTCGTCCTGACCCTGCGGGACGTAGCCGTCGTCGGGGTACTCGTCGACGGTGTCCGGGACGACGAAGTGCCAGTAGGCGTTCCACACGTCGGGTTCGGCGAACTGCAGGATCGTCTGGATCCGGTCGTGGGGCGGGTAGATGTCCGGGTCGTGACGCGCCGAGAAGAACGTCTCGTCGGCGCGGGCTTCCTGTTCGTCCCAGCGGACGCCGGAGAGGATACCGTCCACGTCGTACTCCTCGATGGCGTCGTTGAGGGCGACGGTCTTGAGCAGGTGGTTGCCGACGTAGGTGTCGAGCAGGAACGGGAAGGTGTCCTCCTCGTACTCCAGAATGTTCCGGATGTGGTGCTGGTTGTGCTCGGAGAGTTCCTCGACCGGGATGTCGTCACCGGGAGTCAGGCCGTTCTCCTCGACGTACTCGCCCACGTCCTCGTTGCGGGCGTAGATGAGTTCCAGATCCCACTCGTCGGCCCACTTCTCGACGAAGTCGAACAGCTCGTCGAAGTGCTGGTAGTGGTCGATGAACACCGCCGGGGGCACCTCCAGGTCGTACTTCTCGGCGACTTCCTTGATGAAGTAGAGGGTCAGCGTCGAGTCCTTCCCACCGGTCCACATCACGACGGGGTTCTCGTACTGTTCGAGACCCTCGCGAGTGACCTCGATGGCCTTCTCGATCTTGTCCTCGATGGTCGGGTAATCCGACGGATCTTCGCCTTCACCGTCCGTGTAATCGACGTCCAGGTAGTCGGGGAATTCCGCCATGGTGTAATGAGATGTAATTAGCCCCCGGTAAGTGTTTTTCGGGATGCCAGCAGCATGGGGTGGAGTACCAAAACCGAACGGCCGGCAGGAAGCCACTCGCGGGCCCCTGAATTTTAAAGGCGGCCGCCGTAGGCCGAGGCATGAGTGAGTTGCAAGCGGAGTTGCGAGCGGCGTTCGAGGACGAAGGATACGACGTGGACGACGTGACGGTCAACCGCGATCAGGTACGGATCGTTCTGCTGACCGAGGGGGAAAGCGCGAACGATCTCGAAGCGATCGCCTACGGCGTCGTCGACGAGGACGACGTGCTCACGATGAACGTGACGACCGAACAGGTCGACGGGCAGGGACTGAGTACGGTCGTGTCGTTCCGCCACCGGAACTGAGCGGCCGCGGATCGCGGCGGCCACCCGCGACCACCGACGGATCCGGGCGTGACAGGAACCGCCGGACAGTGTTCACGTTTCGAGAGAATAGCAGGTATTTTACGATAGTTCGTTGACGTGTACGCATGCGACGATCGTCGCTGCTACTGGTAGTTGCAGGATTGGTACTGTTGGCAGGCTGTTCCGGGCTCACTGGCACCGAGACACCGGTGAATACGGGGGAAACGGAAAGCGGTGCCGCCGCTGTCGACGTGTCGACGACGCTCGACGACGAGGCCGTCGCCGGGGTCGGCTACGCCGTCACGGTGGAAGCGGTAAACGAGGGTGACGCGGCCGGGAACCACACGGTCGATCTCAGCGTCGACGGAGAACAGACCGTCTCGAAGACGGTCCGCGTGGACGCGAACGCCCAGCGGAGTGTCACCCTTCGTCACGTCTTCGAGGAACCCGGCGAGTACACGGTCGAAGTCGCCGGCGAGTCGACGACGGTGACGGCCATCGAGAATCCGCTACCGCCCGCTCGCGAGCGGATGCAAAACGTCGATACCATCGTGACGGAGGAACGCCAGTCGATGAACCTCACACTCCAGGGTCAGCAGAGCGGTCGGATGACCATGCGAGGTGAGGGGACCGGGAGGTACGACATGGTTCGCAATCGGTCCTACACCAGCATGGAGAACGACATCGAGTTCGGCGGGTTCAGTTTCGCCCAGCAGGTCGACACGTGGTACGCGAACGGGACCGAGTACGAGCGGAGCAAGAACGAAAACGAGATCGAGTACGAGTACGAGACCGAAGAGACGACGTTCGACGACGTGGCACCGGACTTCGACATCCCGCTCGAGATGACCAATCAGTCGCGGGCGAGAGTCACCGACGACACCGTGATCGTCAGCGGGAACCTCGACAGTCTCCTGGGACTTGCAAGCATCTTCGGCAACGCCAGTGACGGGCCGGGCGAGAACGCACTCGAGAAGTTCGAGTCGATGCGCGTCGAGATCGGCGTCGACAGGGAGACAGAGCGGATCTCCTACGTCGAATTGGACGTACAGGTGAACGGACTCGAGGTCACCGGCTCCACCGGCAGCGGGAACGTCACGATGCACACCGAATTCGTCGAGTTCGATACACAGGTCGACACGGCAATCCCACAGAGCGTCCGCGAGAATACCGTCGGGGGCGGAGAGACGCCCGACACCAGTACAGGGCAGGCGAGTTCGACGACCGCATCGCTGGCGGACTGAGTTCACGAAGAAATCCCAGCATCGAACGCGGCGTCAGCTACTGAACGTGTTGTCCCGCCAGGTGACGCCGGTTGCCCCGTCGTCCGATGTGGGCTCTTCGACGCCGGTGACGGATGCGGGCCGGTCGCACCGTCGACGATGCATGTCGCGTGGCGTTCGCCGTCGATCGGCGGGACGTAGTTCGGCCGCGGAGAGGGGCGTTCCGTCCGGAAGGCGTTTCGTTCCGGGCCGGTAAAAGGCCAATAACTACCCCTCAGTCCTACGGATTTCGCTCGTGGCACCGAGGCCGTCGACACTCCTGCGTCGAGCGCGTCGCCTGCTCAGCCCGGGGGATACCCTGCGCGACCGGACCGTCACCGGTGGTGTGTGGATGACGCTCGTGACCGGAATCGACCGTGTCGCCCAGCTGGGGCTGTTGATCGTCCTCGCTCGTTTCCTCTCGCCGCACTCGTTCGGACTCATCGGTCTCGGGCTGCTCTCGCTCGCCGTCCTCCAGAAGGGACTGCGGTTTGGGGTCGACGCCGCGCTCATTCAGCACGAGTCAGACGACATCGACGAGTACCTCGACACGGCGTTGTGGCTGGGACTGGCACGGGGGACGCTGATCGCGGGGGCGGCGTACCTGCTCGCGCCGGTCGCCGCGACGGCCTTCGATAGCGGCGGGTTAACCGACGTGATCCGTATACTGGCGCTTTCGCCCTTGTTGACCGGGATGGCGAACCCAGGCGCGGTATACTTTCGGAAGGACCTCGCGTTCGACAAGCAGTTCGTCTACCGCTCCAGCGGAACCGCCGCGTACGTCTGTGTCGCCCTGGGGGCTGTCCTCGTCGCGGCCAACGTCTGGGCGCTGGTGGCCGGAATCGTGGCCCGGTCGGCGGCACGGAGCGTCGTCTCCTATGTGATCCACCCGTATCGTCCGGGATTCGGGTTCGACGGTGCGGCCGCGCGGGAACTGCTGGAATTCGGCAAGTGGATCTTCGGCTCCGGGCTCGTCTTGCTCGTGCTCAACTGGGGCGACGACGCCGTCGTCGGCTTGCTACTGGGCGCGTCGAGCGTCGGGCTGTACCAGCTCGCCTTCCGCCTCTCGAACGCTCCGGCGACCGAAGTGAGCCAGGTGGTTTCGACTGTGACCTTCCCCGCGTTCTCCAAGCTCCAAGACGATCCCGACCGGCTCCGCGAGACGTACCTCCGCACTCTTCGCGTCCTCGCGTACGTCTCCCTGCCAGTCGCTGTCGGCATCGCTGCCGTCGCCGATGCGTTCGTCAGGGCCTTCTTCGGCCCGGAGTGGTTTCCGATGATCGACGCCCTGCGCGTGCTGGCAGTCTGGGGCGCGATGCGATCGATCGTCGCCACCATCGGTCCGCTGTTTCGCGCCATCGGCCGTCCGGCGTACAACACCGCCCTCCAGTCGCTCCGGATGATCGTCTTCCTCGCTGTCCTCCTCCCGGCGACGGCAGCCTGGGGGATCACGGGAACCGCCGTCGCACTCGTCGTCAGCGCGGCCGTCGAGAACCCGGTCGCGGTGGTCGTGGTCGGACGGACCCTCGACGCCCGGCTCTCCCGGTTTCCCCGTTCGCTCGCGGTCCCACTGGGGGCGAGTCTGTCCATGGGCGCAGTCGTGGTCGCCGTCGACCGGATCGGCGTGGTCCCCTCGGGTCCTACCGGGGTCGCCGTCCTCGTGACGATCGGCGTCGCCTGGTACGCCAGCGTGCTCGGTGCCGTGTACCGCACGAGCGGACTGGACGTGCTGGAGGACGTCGCCCAGGTCCGTGCGGGCCTGGAGTGACTCCGGCGGCCGGGACACCGGCGCGGGTCGACCTACGTCGGCCGGGCCCGGACGGTCGATACGTAGTGTGAAACGCGCTCGAACAGTCGTCGACACACTCGCGCAGGCTCGTAGGTGTAGCGCCCACCGACGGCGACGAGAAGATACAGGTAGGTCGCGGCGGCCGTCGGGTCGTACCGGAGCGCCCGCAGGAGGTACCGGACGCCGTCGAAGTACCGCTGACTCCGGAGAGCGGCGAGGCCGACGTACCGGTTCAGCGTCGCGAGGAACGTCCGCTCGTAGCCGGGGTCGACCGCTGCGATCCGGTCGCGGTGCTTCTGAACCAGTAGCGGGTAAGCCACGTCGCGGCGAGCTTCGTAGTCGTCCGATATCTGCCGGTCGTCGTGATACCGCCGGACCGTCAGTGGCTCCGGGATCGAGACGTAGTCGTAGTCGGCCGCGACGGAGAAGTACCACTCCCGGTCCTGCCAGCAGGGGAACCGCTCGTCCGTGAGTCCGGCGCTGTCGAACACGTCCGCCCGGGCCATGACGGCCGAAAAGGTCCCGAAGGTCGCACCACGGACGAGCTGTTCGAGGAAGTCGCCGTCCGTGACGGGACTGGTCGTCGCCGTCGTCGTCCCGTTCTCGTCGACGTACACCAGCCCGGTGAACGCGACGCCGACGGCCTCGTCCGCACCGCGGAGCGCCGAGACCTGTCGCGCCAGCTTGCCGGGCCGCCAGTAGTCGTCGTCGTCGAGGAACGCGACGAACTCACCGCGAGCCGCCTCGATCCCCGTATTTCTGGCGGCGTTCGCGCCGCGGTTCTCCTCGTGGCGCAGCACGCGGAGATCGGTGTCGGCCGGCGGGGTGACCTCGGCCAGCGCCTGCTCCGCCGGCAACTCCGAGGCATCGTCGACGACGAGTAGCTCGACGTTCCCGTACGTCTGCCTAAAGACGCTCTCGACCGCCTCGACGAGCATGGCCGAGCGCTCGTAGGTCGGCACCACGACGCTCACCAGTGGGACATCACACATATTTTCTGCATCCACGTTCGGTGAAATATTCAGTTAGTTATCTGCTTCTTTCGGCGTGTTTCGGGCCGTATACCGTCGGCGAACGAGTCGGCTACCGCTCGCCCGTTCGCTCCGGGCCCCTCAGAACGCCCCCTGGAACTCCTCGTCGGTCAGTCGACGGGCGTGGTCGGGGTGAGCTGGCAGGACCTGATCCGCGACCACCGCTTTCCGGTAGGCCTCGTACACGTCGTACGTCTCGCCGTCGTGGGTCCAGGTGTGGGTCCCCCGCTCACCGTCGAACACGCCCCAGTCGGTCTCGTCCTCGACGTTGAACCAGCAGGCCATCCGCACGTCGCGGGTCCGGAAGTACTCGAAAACACGTTCGATCCACTCCGCCTTCCGATCGGGGTGGTACTCGTCTTCGATGCGCGAGGAACAGCCGTACTCGGAGATGGCGATGGGCTTGTCGGCGATCGACCGAAGCGCGTCGATCACCCCGTCGTAGAGGGTAGCGGGATCGTTCCAGCCGCCCCACTGATACCGGTTGTACCCGTGAAATGCCAGCCAGTCGACCGCGTCGTCACCCGGGTAGTGCGCCGAGAGGGGGTTATCGTCGCGGCTGACCATGTTCGGGGCCCAGATCCACTGGACGTGGTGGCTCTCGACCTCGTCACTGGTGAGTCGGTCCTGGAGGGAGTCCCACATCGCGACGAAGTCCGACGGCGTCGTGTCGCCAGTGGCCGCCCCCCAGGGGACCCAGTCACCGTTCATCTCCGGGGCGAGGTTGATGTAGAGTCGTCTGTCGTTCCCGTGCCGGTCACCGCCGGTGAGCCAATCCGTCAGCTCGGTCCGCCAGACGGCGAGACGATCGTCGTAGTCCCCCGCGGTGATCGCGGATGCCACGTCGGCGTCAGTCTCCTCAGCCGTCGAGAAAAACGGCTGCAGTGTTACCTGCGGCACGATTCCGAAGCCCCACAGTTGCGTGAGTCGATCGTGGAACGTCTCGATCCGGTCGGGCGACCAGCCGAGGTTGGCGTAGACGACCACGGTTGCCGGCGGCGCGTCCAGCCACGCGGCGAGCGTCTCCATCCGATCGCGGTCGGTCGCGGCCGGCGATATGCCGTGGAGTACCTGCCCGTCGCGGGTCGGCGCGGACCGTGACCGGCCAGAGGAATGGTTCAGCCGTTGGTACAGTCCCCAGCTGCCGACCGTCACCCCGAGACCCGAACCGAGAGCCATCAGCGCGCGTCGCCGGTTCATGGGTACCCGTCCGCCCAGGCTTCGGATTGTTATGACGTGTGTACTGGCGGCGCTGTTTCAGCGCCGGGGCTCACCGTACCATCCCCCTCAGCCTGCCGAGTGTCTTGGCGACGCTCCCGCCGAATCGGGCGGCTGCGTGCGGAGGCGACAGCCCCGCGTAGTTCGTTGGATCGAGCGCGTACTGGACGATCCGCAGCCACTGTCGCCGCCGGCTGACGCCCCGACACTCCCAGTAGTACGGCGTCTGGGTCTCCAACCGGTACATCTTGTGCCAGTAGTCCGGGATCGAGTCCGCGTAGCTGTGGGCGACCACCAGATCGGGATCGTAGTAGATCGGGAACGACTCTCGGACCCGATCGGCCAGTTCCTTTTCTTCGTGTCCCCAGCTGAACCCTTCGTTCCACGTCCCGACCGTGTCGAATACGTCTGCCCGCACGGCCATGTTGCAACCCCAAAATCGATCGACGTACCTGCTCTCCGGGCCGAAATCGTAGTGGCCCGTCAGGCGACGGGCAAAGACATCGTCGCGGGGATGGACGGTCCGCCCCGCGACCGCCGCCTCTCGGTCCAGGACCGACGCGGCGCGGGACAGATACCCCTCACAGGGACGTGAATCGTCGTCGAGGAACACGAGTTTGTCGGCGGAGGCCCGCCGAATCCCCGCGTTGCGCGCCGCCGTCACGGTCTGGTCGTCGCGGACGAGCAGCTCGAAGTCGGCTGACGCCGTCCGGTCGAGTCGCTGGACGACCGGCAGCTCCGACGGCGGGGAGAGCGACGGGACGATTACGCTCAGTTCCGGCATCCGTTCACCCTCGTTCACGGACAGGACCAATTGTTACCCGCGTCGTACCCGTGTCTTTCGACGGCAGTAGGAGTACCCTGCAATCGAATTGGGGGTAGCTGGGACGAACCGTCTGCCCCGTGACCCGCCGATCCCCGTCAGACTGTGCCAGATTTGCGACCGATCGCCTGGATCGGTGTGATGCCCGAGCGGGCACAGACCCTACGTGGTCGATACCCGTTAGAAGCTATCACCTTTAAACCCAGTTTGACGCGAATAACTTTATTTTCATTCCATCCACCTCGTGTATGGAACTTAGTGACGCTCGCCACGAAGAACGGCGAGTCGACACGACGGTCGCCGACGGTCCGGTTCAGACGACAGATGACCGTGTCGAAGCGCGCGAGCCGTTGTGGTGCCCAGGCTGTGAGACGGAACTGGTTCGATCGGAGACGGTCTACGAACACGAGTCCTGTGGCCACGTGGACCTTCAGCGAGCGTTCGAGTGCGACGAGGGGGTCCAATGTCCCGCCTGCGAGGGACCCGGCCAGTTGGAGTTCCTGCGTCGGGTCGCCTCGGTCCTCCGCTGTGACGACTGCGGGCAGTTGTTCGACGCACCGCCTCGTCCGGGTGGTCGGGGACAGTAACGATGACACGGTTTCCTGGCCGTCCATCGGTCGACGTCGCCACGATAGCGCTCGCGCTGGTCTTCATCTTCCCGGCACTGACGCTCGTGGTTCCGGGGTGGGTGACGGCCATTCCGGCGGTCGCGGCGATCTGCTTCGTGTTCGCGCTGATCGGCTCACACCTCCGGTCCGGAAAGTCCGGGGACGGGTGGAGCCTCCCGCTCCCGGTCTGGATACTCGTCTCGATGCCGATATTCTGGCTGGTGTCGCTCCTCGTGGCGGCCACGGGGTCGCTCTCGCCGGCATCGGTGGCGCTCGGGGCGGTGATCGCTGTCGCGGGAGTCCACCTCATCGGCGCGCTCGGGAGCGCCGACCTCCGCCAGTGGCTCGCCGCCCGGCGGGACGTCACCGGCTGGCTGCTCGGCTACCTCGCGCTCTGTTCGACCGTCGTGTTCGGGGTGGCGTACTTCACTACCGCCTCACCCTTCCGGTTGGGCGTCTTTGCCGGATTCGTGGTCCTCGCGATCTACCTCTGGCTCGTCGTCCCGCTCGCGACGATCGAACACTGTCGCCGACGGTCGCTCCCCGACCCCGAGCCACCGTACCCGACCGTCAGCGTCATCGTCCCGGCCTACAACGAGGAGGGCTACGTCGGCGAGTGCATCGAGAGCATCCTCGACACGACCTACCCGACCGATCGACTGGAGGTCGTCGTCGTCGACGACGGGAGCGAGGACGGAACCTTTCAGGAAGCCACACAGCACCGGAGCGAGACGGTCTCGGTCTACCACAAGGACAACGGCGGGAAGTACTCGGCTCTGAACTTCGGGCTGCTGTGTTCCTCCGGAGATATCGTCGTCTGCGTCGATGCCGACAGCCGACTGCTACCCGACTCCCTGTCGTCGGTCGTCGCGGAGTTTCAGGCCGACCCCGATGTGGGTGCGATCGCGGGCAACGTCAAGGTGGAAAACCGCTCGGGGCTGCTCACCCGATTACAGGCCATCGAGTACCTCGTCGGTATCAACACCTACCGCCGTGCGTTCTCCTGGTTCGGAGCCGTGCCGATCGTGCCCGGTTGTCTCTCCGGGTTCCGGCGCGAAGCCCTCGAGGGAGCCAGCGGCTACGATCCCGACACCGTCACCGAGGACTTCGACCTCACCGTGAAGGTGCTCAAGTGTGGGTGGACGGTCCGTCAGAGCGAGGCGGCGGTCCTGACCGAAGCACCGTTCACCCTCCGGGACCTCTACCGTCAGCGTCGTCGCTGGTTCACCGGGGCCGTGGAGACGCTGCTGAAACACCGGGGCGTGCTCTTCGACGGTACCACTGGGAACCTCCACCGGTTTTCGTTTCCCTTCTACGTGCTCCGGGTCTTCCTGACGCCCGTCATCGCCGTCCTGATGTACGTCGGAGTGGCACTGGCCGTGCTCGCCCGTCCGTACGAGACGCTGCTGTTGACGGTCCTTCCGCTGCTGGGGATCGCCAGCCTCTATGCCCTGCTGGTCATCCGGATGGAAGACGAGAGCCTGTGGTTGCTGCCCTACGTCGTCGTTTACGTAGTCGGGTTCAAGCAGTTCCTCGAAGGGACGCTCGTCGTCAGCCTCGTCCGCGCGTTCGTCAGCGAGGACTACGAGTGGGGCGACGTCAGGAGAGCGGCTCAGCTCGACGAGTTCGCCACCGACGGGGACTGAGCCTGGCAGGCGCTCTCGAGGGAGTATCTCCCGGGAGCGTCGGACGGTGAACGAGCGCCGACGCTGGGGCTGCTACGAGAGCACGAGAAACGGCTGCGGTGATCGCGCGTTGCGTAATCGGGGTCGGCGTGACTCAGGAGATGAACTTGTTGTCGCGCCAGTTGACGCCGTTTGCCCCTTCGTCTTCCTTGGGCTCCTCGACGACGTTGACGGAGGCGGGGCGTTCCTCGCCGTCGACGATACGGGTGGCGTGGAGTTCGCCGTCGACCGCGACGACGGCGGTCAACGTGCCTTTCTCGGCGATCGAGGCGATGCCACAGAGGACTTCGAACATCGGGTACTGGAGCGCCGTGTTCTGGAGAACGGTTTCGCGGTCGCCCTTGAAACAGGCGTACTCGACGAGTTCGGACTCGATCTCCTCCTCTTCCTCTTCGAGCGTCCCCCACTGCGGGCCGCCGCCACTGCCACCGCCTGGGCCGCCTGGTCGGTCCTCGGGTTCTTCCTCGTACACCCTGTTTTCAGTGATGCTTGCTTTCAGTTGTGCCGTCGGCGTGTACTTGCTCATGCTCTCGTCGGCGGCCACGGCACTGATGATCAGTGTGTTGTTCCGCCGAGTGATGTCGATGTCCTCCATCTCCACCGGGAGATCGGGGTCTTCGAAATACTCGTACACGTCTTCGAGCGGCAATTCGAGTGTCGAATGGAGTCTGAATACATGGCTTGTCATGATTTGAATGAGTGGCGGTCGGCTGACACCGGGTCTGTTCGTCGGGATATACGCACCCCAGTCATATATGGCCTGTCCTTCGTGTGACCCATTCTAACTGTGACCCGTGGTAACTGCCACCACGACACTGCTGTGGGTGGTTTCGGCAATGCGGCTCATCGTGTCACGGGGACTCGATAACCGGTGGGTAACCAGACAGTTTTGTGTCGCGCTATCCTACGCGTGGATACCAATGAGTGAGGAACACGAGTACGGAGTCGTCGTCGTGGGCGGCGGACCGGCGGGGCTAACAGCGGCGCTGTACACGACGCGACTGGGCCACGACACCGCCGTCATCAACCGCGGCGGCGGCCGCGCGGCGATGATGCAGGAGACCCACAACGTCATCGGGACTACCGAAGAGGTATCGGGCAACGAGTTGCTCCAGACGGCCATCGAGCAGATCGAGGGCTACGGCGCGGACTACCACCGCGACTTCGTGACCGACGCCGAACGACTCGACGACGGTCGGATCCGGCTCGAAGCCGGCGATATCACCGCCGTCGCCGACCGCGTCGTCCTCGCGACCGGATTCTCGGACGGCCGGCCCGACCCGCCAGCGCCCCGGACGGGTCGGGGGCTCCACTACTGTCTGCACTGTGACGCCTACATGTTCGTCGACGAGTCGGTGTACGTGATGGGCCACGGGGACAGCACTGCCCACGTCGCGATGATCATGCTCAACTTCACCGACGAGGTGGACGTGCTGCTGAACGGCGACGAGCCAACCTGGAGCGAGGAGACCGACGAACTGGTCCGCGCGCACCCGGTCGACATCGTCGAAGAAGAAGTGACGGGCGTCGAGAACGGCGAGGACGGCTGGCTCGAAGCCCTCGAGTTCGCGGATGGCACGCGCCGGGAGTACCGCGGCGGTTTCGCCATGTACGGATCCGACTACAACACCGACCTCGCCGAACAGTTGGGCGTCGAGTTGAACGACGACGGGACCATCGCGGTCGACGATCACGGCAACACGAGCGCCGACGGCGTC
This Halorientalis sp. IM1011 DNA region includes the following protein-coding sequences:
- a CDS encoding VOC family protein, encoding MQDLTAHHVGLTVSDLDRAVAFYRDTLGLELLSRFSVGGDEFASGVGIPGASADFAHLDADGARVELVEYEPKGDESAHARLNQPGASHFGLEVEDLDAFYADLPADVPTISEPRTTESGTRICFLQDPDGHLVEVLEL
- a CDS encoding glycosyltransferase family 2 protein, with product MCDVPLVSVVVPTYERSAMLVEAVESVFRQTYGNVELLVVDDASELPAEQALAEVTPPADTDLRVLRHEENRGANAARNTGIEAARGEFVAFLDDDDYWRPGKLARQVSALRGADEAVGVAFTGLVYVDENGTTTATTSPVTDGDFLEQLVRGATFGTFSAVMARADVFDSAGLTDERFPCWQDREWYFSVAADYDYVSIPEPLTVRRYHDDRQISDDYEARRDVAYPLLVQKHRDRIAAVDPGYERTFLATLNRYVGLAALRSQRYFDGVRYLLRALRYDPTAAATYLYLLVAVGGRYTYEPARVCRRLFERVSHYVSTVRARPT
- a CDS encoding glycosyltransferase family 2 protein codes for the protein MTRFPGRPSVDVATIALALVFIFPALTLVVPGWVTAIPAVAAICFVFALIGSHLRSGKSGDGWSLPLPVWILVSMPIFWLVSLLVAATGSLSPASVALGAVIAVAGVHLIGALGSADLRQWLAARRDVTGWLLGYLALCSTVVFGVAYFTTASPFRLGVFAGFVVLAIYLWLVVPLATIEHCRRRSLPDPEPPYPTVSVIVPAYNEEGYVGECIESILDTTYPTDRLEVVVVDDGSEDGTFQEATQHRSETVSVYHKDNGGKYSALNFGLLCSSGDIVVCVDADSRLLPDSLSSVVAEFQADPDVGAIAGNVKVENRSGLLTRLQAIEYLVGINTYRRAFSWFGAVPIVPGCLSGFRREALEGASGYDPDTVTEDFDLTVKVLKCGWTVRQSEAAVLTEAPFTLRDLYRQRRRWFTGAVETLLKHRGVLFDGTTGNLHRFSFPFYVLRVFLTPVIAVLMYVGVALAVLARPYETLLLTVLPLLGIASLYALLVIRMEDESLWLLPYVVVYVVGFKQFLEGTLVVSLVRAFVSEDYEWGDVRRAAQLDEFATDGD
- a CDS encoding glycosyltransferase family 2 protein, giving the protein MNEGERMPELSVIVPSLSPPSELPVVQRLDRTASADFELLVRDDQTVTAARNAGIRRASADKLVFLDDDSRPCEGYLSRAASVLDREAAVAGRTVHPRDDVFARRLTGHYDFGPESRYVDRFWGCNMAVRADVFDTVGTWNEGFSWGHEEKELADRVRESFPIYYDPDLVVAHSYADSIPDYWHKMYRLETQTPYYWECRGVSRRRQWLRIVQYALDPTNYAGLSPPHAAARFGGSVAKTLGRLRGMVR
- a CDS encoding lipopolysaccharide biosynthesis protein, whose protein sequence is MTLVTGIDRVAQLGLLIVLARFLSPHSFGLIGLGLLSLAVLQKGLRFGVDAALIQHESDDIDEYLDTALWLGLARGTLIAGAAYLLAPVAATAFDSGGLTDVIRILALSPLLTGMANPGAVYFRKDLAFDKQFVYRSSGTAAYVCVALGAVLVAANVWALVAGIVARSAARSVVSYVIHPYRPGFGFDGAAARELLEFGKWIFGSGLVLLVLNWGDDAVVGLLLGASSVGLYQLAFRLSNAPATEVSQVVSTVTFPAFSKLQDDPDRLRETYLRTLRVLAYVSLPVAVGIAAVADAFVRAFFGPEWFPMIDALRVLAVWGAMRSIVATIGPLFRAIGRPAYNTALQSLRMIVFLAVLLPATAAWGITGTAVALVVSAAVENPVAVVVVGRTLDARLSRFPRSLAVPLGASLSMGAVVVAVDRIGVVPSGPTGVAVLVTIGVAWYASVLGAVYRTSGLDVLEDVAQVRAGLE
- a CDS encoding phosphoadenosine phosphosulfate reductase family protein, with protein sequence MAEFPDYLDVDYTDGEGEDPSDYPTIEDKIEKAIEVTREGLEQYENPVVMWTGGKDSTLTLYFIKEVAEKYDLEVPPAVFIDHYQHFDELFDFVEKWADEWDLELIYARNEDVGEYVEENGLTPGDDIPVEELSEHNQHHIRNILEYEEDTFPFLLDTYVGNHLLKTVALNDAIEEYDVDGILSGVRWDEQEARADETFFSARHDPDIYPPHDRIQTILQFAEPDVWNAYWHFVVPDTVDEYPDDGYVPQGQDDIPGDLTKDDLPVSPKYFAGFRSLGSEVSTDKSAEEPAWLQDMENTTERAGRAQDKEDLMERLRDLGYM
- a CDS encoding glycoside hydrolase family 26 protein encodes the protein MNRRRALMALGSGLGVTVGSWGLYQRLNHSSGRSRSAPTRDGQVLHGISPAATDRDRMETLAAWLDAPPATVVVYANLGWSPDRIETFHDRLTQLWGFGIVPQVTLQPFFSTAEETDADVASAITAGDYDDRLAVWRTELTDWLTGGDRHGNDRRLYINLAPEMNGDWVPWGAATGDTTPSDFVAMWDSLQDRLTSDEVESHHVQWIWAPNMVSRDDNPLSAHYPGDDAVDWLAFHGYNRYQWGGWNDPATLYDGVIDALRSIADKPIAISEYGCSSRIEDEYHPDRKAEWIERVFEYFRTRDVRMACWFNVEDETDWGVFDGERGTHTWTHDGETYDVYEAYRKAVVADQVLPAHPDHARRLTDEEFQGAF